From Brassica oleracea var. oleracea cultivar TO1000 chromosome C3, BOL, whole genome shotgun sequence, a single genomic window includes:
- the LOC106334007 gene encoding uncharacterized protein LOC106334007, whose product MFDSMKNVEGAVAVGDKRGEIESADTMGKTEKKDLERGYETEYEEDMKSGKRDKMDEVEDTLGRFEYEIEESVADFEDEMPTERNEIPESSDDSSEDEIDVREKRMKRRKNHDKLALGSNYYTLYEFKEIVLEYALSKGRNIKQDRWDKTKVSYVKKSGDCKSVFG is encoded by the exons ATGTTTGACAGTATGAAGAATGTTGAAGGAGCTGTTGCTGTTGG AGATAAAAGAGGTGAAATCGAAAGTGCTGACACCATGGGTAAAACAGAGAAGAAAGACTTAGAAAGAGGTTATGAGACAGAGTACGAGGAAGACATGAAATCTGGAAAACGAGATAAGATGGATGAAGTTGAGGATACTCTTGGTCGATTTGAGTATGAGATCGAAGAATCAGTAGCTGATTTTGAGGATGAGATGCCAACTGAGAGAAACGAGATTCCAGAGAGTTCGGATGACTCCTCCGAGGATGAGATTGATGTGCGTGAGAAGAGAATGAAAAGAAGAAAAAATCATGATAAATTAGCTTTGGGGAGTAACTACTACACATTGTATGAGTTTAAAGAGATTGTCTTGGAATATGCTTTGAGCAAGGGAAGAAACATTAAGCAAGATAGGTGGGATAAGACAAAAGTCTCATATGTTAAAAAGTCTGGTGATTGCAAGTCTGTTTTTGGATAA
- the LOC106329996 gene encoding putative F-box protein At1g46984 has product MNREKYNPMNHCKIIRRRTQSSTTSSTYVGENPKTLPIDLIMEILKRLPTKTIAKCRCVSKQWGSLLCDPYFTKSFLTRSSTRPRLLFTFEFGGKWHFFSSPQPQNGDEQVVIADYHMGFSGDWYKETCILANGFIYLNDRKMLKEKMERVPVICNPSTGQQVNLPKVLAKNKDLRSFLGYDPIENQLKVLCMTVARYREQTNSREHQVLTLGKGKPSWRKIACLFPHFPENFGTGICINGILYYIARSNLNTVIACFDVKYEKFRFIQIDDENSKLYWFLTLINYKGKLGAIVYDRSINGQLWVLDDPEKEKWSKHIFHLPDAAFWIMRSIWATDTGEIVWARSRWTHPFYVFYYNLETQSVRRVEIKGIEGKVLMGHYRPEAILTFTNHVENVMLL; this is encoded by the coding sequence ATGAACCGAGAGAAGTACAATCCAATGAATCACTGTAAGATCATCAGACGCCGCACACAATCATCCACGACCTCCTCAACGTATGTAGGAGAGAACCCAAAGACGCTTCCCATCGATCTCATCATGGAGATACTCAAGAGGTTACCAACAAAGACCATTGCAAAATGCCGTTGCGTCTCGAAGCAGTGGGGTTCCTTACTTTGCGATCCATATTTCACGAAATCATTCCTGACACGTTCGTCAACTCGGCCGCGTCTTCTGTTCACATTCGAATTTGGCGGCAAGTGGCATTTCTTCTCGTCCCCTCAGCCTCAAAATGGCGATGAGCAGGTTGTAATAGCAGATTATCATATGGGTTTCTCTGGAGATTGGTACAAGGAAACTTGTATACTCGCCAACGGGTTTATCTATCTAAATGATAGGAAGATGTTAAAGGAAAAGATGGAAAGGGTTCCTGTGATATGTAACCCTAGCACGGGTCAGCAGGTAAATTTACCTAAAGTGTTAGCAAAGAATAAGGACTTGAGAAGCTTTTTAGGGTATGATCCGATCGAGAATCAACTCAAGGTTTTGTGCATGACTGTGGCAAGGTATAGAGAACAAACTAACTCTAGAGAGCATCAAGTTCTGACGTTAGGGAAAGGAAAACCATCATGGAGGAAGATCGCATGTTTGTTTCCGCATTTTCCTGAGAATTTCGGAACTGGGATATGCATCAACGGGATTTTGTATTACATAGCTCGGAGCAATTTGAATACAGTGATAGCATGCTTTGACGTTAAGTATGAGAAATTTAGGTTTATACAAATAGATGATGAGAACTCTAAGTTGTATTGGTTCTTGACGTTAATAAACTACAAGGGAAAGTTAGGTGCCATAGTCTATGATCGTAGTATCAATGGTCAGTTATGGGTTCTAGATGATCCTGAGAAGGAGAAATGGTCGAAGCATATCTTTCATTTGCCAGATGCAGCTTTTTGGATCATGAGATCAATTTGGGCAACTGATACGGGTGAAATTGTTTGGGCGCGAAGTCGTTGGACCCATCCATTCTATGTCTTCTACTACAATCTAGAGACACAGAGTGTTAGAAGAGTAGAGATCAAAGGAATTGAAGGGAAGGTATTGATGGGTCATTATCGCCCCGAAGCAATCTTAACCTTCACAAACCATGTTGAGAATGTGATGCTTCTGTAA
- the LOC106333469 gene encoding keratin, type II cytoskeletal 1-like, which yields MELKMRCTVLHLFLSLLLIHTQIEAVGSLNQDSLPSVDLKRHQIITKTTLFTADLNRRQLAGGGGGGRGGGGGSRSSSSGGRSSGGGSRGGGSVGVTRPSTTNTQGGRVPSSGARLHYSVAMFFFLTCLVIMY from the coding sequence ATGGAACTCAAAATGCGTTGCACTGTGCTTCATTTATTTCTATCACTTCTTCTAATTCATACGCAAATCGAAGCCGTTGGTTCACTTAACCAGGATTCTCTTCCATCCGTTGATCTAAAACGCCATCAAATAATCACAAAAACGACATTGTTTACGGCAGATTTGAACCGAAGGCAACTTGCAGGAGGAGGCGGTGGCGGCCGTGGAGGAGGTGGAGGCTCTCGAAGTAGTTCTTCAGGTGGCAGAAGCAGTGGTGGGGGAAGTCGCGGAGGTGGCTCCGTCGGTGTCACTAGACCATCTACGACTAATACTCAAGGTGGACGGGTTCCAAGCAGTGGTGCTCGCCTTCATTATTCTGTAGCGATGTTCTTCTTCTTGACCTGTTTGGTTATCATGTATTAG